In the Arachis ipaensis cultivar K30076 chromosome B04, Araip1.1, whole genome shotgun sequence genome, CGACACTGTAATCAATGCCAAAGGCATACACCCATTTGAAGAGTTCCTGCTTCTGACCTGCAAGTTACAATCAAGCCTTGGCCATTTAGAGGATGGACACTCGATTTAATAGGAATGATACATCTTCCGTCGACTAAGGGACATAAATTTATCTTGGTGGcaatagactatttcacaaaataggTGGAAGTCATTCCCATGAAAGAAGTTACCCAAGCCAAGATGATTGACTTTATTgaggaatcaatcattcatagATTTGGTATTCCCTAAACCTTGACCACAAATCAAGGGACTATGTTTACAGGACGACAAATAAAGGGGTTTGTCAAATCATGAGGTATTAAAATAATACACTTGACTCCCTACTATGCACAAGCTAATGACCAAGTCGAGGCTGTTAATAAAATCCTTATAAGTTTGACTAGAAAGCATATAGGGAGATAGTCTTGAAATTGGCATAATACTCTGAGCCAGGTGTTATGGGCATATAAGTGTTCACCTAAAGAGGCTACGGAATCAACATTTGATAAACTTGTATATGGCTGTAAGGCTATCCTGCCATTTGAGATAAATTAGCAAACTATAAAAGTGGCTAAGCAAAATGATTTACCTGTCAAAAAATACTAGTCGATTATGATAGATGAGTTAAATGAGTTAGATCAAGCTCAACTGATGGCATTAGATAAAATAATTCGATAGAAAGAATCCATATCTAAGTCGTACAACAAGAAACTAAAGAATAAAAAGTTTGCAGTTGGAAACTTAGTTATAAAATCAATCCTTCCCATTGAACAAGTCAAAGGAAAATGGTCTCCTATATGTGAAGGTCCTTTCAGGGTCTAAAAGATATTTGACGACAATGACTATGAgttaaaagatataaaaaataatcaaCAAATAGGGTGCATCAATGGAAAATATCTTAAGTTTTATCATTGTCATTAAAAAACAAAGGGATTTAAAAGTTCAAGCAAAAAGTACATAACAAAACATCATATAAAACAGGGTCCTAAATGTGAGTTTTAAATCTTCTTGTTGTCGACCCAGGGCACAGGAAATTTGAGACATCTCATCCTTGATAGCATTAGCATGAGTGACTACTTCGACGAGAGTAGGGTGGCTTGATGTCCTAGAAGTATACGCCTTGTTAACCTTTTGGTGTCGAAGCATGAGCGTTAGCTGTTGCAACTTTTTCTTGgccatattttttcttttttacagtTCTTTAGCTAAACATCATGATTAGCCAAAGCCTCTATTGATTTGTTCAAGTCTTCATCAGCAACTTGGGACATAGAGATATAATTGTATGTGTCTTCAATAAAAGTACTAAGAGCTTCATGGACtttatttggattttttttattcaagAAAGTATGGGCATCAATGAGTCAAGTCTTCAGGTCAGCATTATTATTGTTTCCTCTAAAGGTTGATTCAGGCAGTCAAGAATTGTGTTAATCCTTTCAATAACTAAGGGGCCCGGACGTGGTGGTATTTGAGGAGAAGTAACTTTTTCCCTGGTCGAAGCATCTACTACTGATATCTCTGTGATAATTGGGGGTACAATATTTAGTTCTAGATTTAAAGAGGATAAAACCCAAGTCCCTTATGAAGAATACACCTATTGGGCCTCAAACAAAATATTATCAAGATCGAAGTCAAGGTCTTCAAAGTCCAAATCCCCAGCCTCAGGAGCAGGAACATCAAAAGGAGGCCTAATTTCTTGTTCTGTAGCAGCATAATCTATTTCAGGCATAACAGTCAAAACAGCTGCAACAGTTGTCAAGGTAAGGCCTAACTCTTGATGTGTCTCAACACCACTGGGAAGAGGCATGTAACTTACCTACAAGAGAAAAGTGGTAAGTTTTAAAATATGTATGTAGTATTACAACAAGAAATGACAAAGGTTGTAAATGTTTTACCATTGGGGAGTTAGTTGTAGCTTGAGAGACAACGGTCGAAGGTTCATTCTGAATAGGAGTCAGAATAGGGATAGGTGGAATAACCATATGAGAAGTGGCAGCAGGTACAGGTTGAGTGACTTCGACCTTCGACATTGATTGGTTGGTTGACTTCTCGGTCAGACTCACTATCTACTTCGACTCTAACTTTCGGTCCTCTCTTGGATTGTTTGGACTAAAGATAAATAATAGAAAACTAATGAGCATACATAAAAAGATTGAGTGGTAATAAATTAGATTGTGTAAATGTATACCTTAGAAGAACCAACAGGTTTCGTCTTTTGGACTTTTTTGGGAGAAGAGCCCATGAGAATGTCGAACGGACCGCGCTTTATAGAAGAAAGGGTAGCATCACTTGATTTTCCCCATCCTCGACCACCACCACGCTTCGACTTTGCTTTTTTGAGAGAAGCCTCCTCATCTAAATCCTAGTTCACTTCGACTGGTTGGGGGTCATATTCAACCTCGGTAATTTGGGTCAGTCGAGCGGCTGAAAAACGCACAGGGAATATAAGATAAGTAAAAGAGAAAAATTGTTAAGACCTAAGAAAACATAAGATACCTAAAGGATATCCAGCAATCCTTGTTCGACAATGAATTTTATCACTGGTTCCTCGATAATGAATGCACTAGTCGTATTTACCCCTGTGTTCTCGGGTCATTTTTTTAAAGCCAGTAATTCACTCCTAAGGCTCCTTTAGAAGGGTCAGGCAATCGATCTGCGAAGCCAAAAAAGGCATTAGGAAAAGAAAGAAACTTGAAATGACGTGTAAAAGATTTCTTTTGTGCTAAAGGATCTCGAGTAAAAGCTTGTAAATAACGCTCGAGATATTTATATAAGTGTGTTTCCTTATTCTTTTCCGATACCTCTAAGGCCTCGTTGAAAACATACCTTACCTTCCTAAAATGCCATTTAACCTTGTAATACTTCtcgaatttaataattttttcgaCATGCTCACCTTTAGTCTTCTTTGATGCTGTAGTAGTCTGCGCAGCAGGAAGGAGTAAGTTAGAAAGAGCTTGGTCAGTCGAAGTGCAATGAGATGCATAAGAAGCCAACCACCACTTATGGAAAGAAGACGTTGATAGAAAGCAGCGAGTAAGGTCAAGCCGTTGATATTGTCCACTCATTCTTCGATGGTTCATGTCAAGAATTTGGTTGAATTCCTTTAATCTCGACACTTCATAATGAATCATTTGTGCTTCGGGGTCAAGGTATAGTTGAAAAGGTGGTTCTTGTGCCAGTCCAAATTAGCGTGACACATATTGAGAAGAGTAAgtaactaatttctttttcaaggcCATTGTCGATTCATGTGGAAGTCCTACTAGGAGGATTTGAGGAGTTAATGTTCGAGACCACAAATCATCAACAATAAATTGGTTTTCTGGTTTGGATTTGGTAAAAGAATGAAGATACTTGACCGAACTACAGCGATAGGTGAAAGGATTGGGATAGTAAGAAGTGTTATCATCAACCTTGATATCGAGAAGTAGGGCAATAAAATGACAAAAGGCATCAATGacaaacatattttttattttgaccaAGACAAAAGAGAGAGTCAAATAGCAtcaaatggagtttttgaaatatCAAAAGAGGAAGCTGTGAATCGAGGTTCAAGTATAGCCTTTAACCATAAATTTACAACCCAAAGTGGACCAAATGGGTTAATCTAAGCTTCACCTCGACGAATCTCACTGACTACTAAAGACAAAATTTCATACAGTTGACCTAAGATTAAGGAAGGAAAGTCAATATATTTCTTATGGTGAAGCATGATAGCCAAAGATAGGTAGTTGTTCTTCTGAATCTGAATAGATTTCGAACAAAAAACAAAAGCATTGAGCCATAGAAGTAAAAAATCCTCGCTGTCGATGATAGGGTCATTTTCAAACATCATCAGGGTATTTAGTAGACCATGATACACATTCCCATCAAGAGGAATGTCAATCAAGGCAGACACTTTCATTAGAGTGAAACCCATCATCCCATATGAAAAATGAAGTTGTTGGTGGCAGGACACCAAAAGTACAAACTAGCTCCTAGAAGGAGTGTAGTATATGACAAATCATAAGTAGCAAAGTAATCCCTATCGACTTCCAAATAGACTTATAGGAAGGAGATAATCTCGACATCAAGTCGAAAGAAAGGAACTAGACTCCTTAGGAGGGGCAATTCAGAAAACTCGACTAGAAAAATAAGAAGACTAAATGTTTTTATAGAAAATTAAAGGAAGATGCTCAGGTGGAgttggaaagaaagaagaaatgggtTCAATTTGTTCTTGAGTACAAGAGGCTAGTAACCTTGAAATGAATGAATACTTGGCTCCTCCAAAGATCTATGGTTTCAACATTTGAATTGGGGGCTTTCAAGCTTCCATTGTCGTTATAAAATTGTGCCATGTCAGCTATCAAAGAGGGAGGAGGAATAATTTGAACATCATCGTCTTCCTCGCATTGTTGAGGAAGCTGTTGAGCAATAGTCACCGCACGAGGTGCAGAGACTGCTATAGTAACAACAACGGCCGGAAGGGAAGAAGATATAGAAGCCGTGGTTTCAAAAGCAATTGAGGAAGTAATCGTGGCAATGGTTGCAATGGTTGCGGAAGTAGAAGATGCAACAGTAACAGAAGGTGAGGCGTTTATTGAGATTCCATATGAAAATGGTAGAGAGAATAATGAACAAAAGGGATTTTTGTTTCAagtgatgaaaatgatgaaggaTGAAAACAATGAAGTAATAATATCCTTAAGATGATTTGAAATATAAAAAATGATGAAAGGCCCATTAAAGTCCATAGAGAACGTTGCGTATTCTTAGAAAAACGTGTGTAACACTTCAGAAACTACATAACTATCTTTTCAAGTTATGAATTTTAAATCTGGCACATGATTAGCATGTGATTGAGTAAAACTTATCATTTCACTTTTGAAAAGACAATTTTTAAGGGGCAATTTATTAATACAAAACATTTTTGACATAATTACTTTGACCATAGTGAAGCGAAATATTGACTACAGCACGCAGGATATTCGTTGAGTCAAAAAAGGCTTAGGTAAAAATATGTTGAGGATACGTAGGTTAATTAAATGTCACATGGTAAATAAGAAGACGTGGGGCTATTACTTGGAAATTAAGGTCCGTGGAGGTCAAGATGAGATTATGGGTAAGAATAAACTGAAGCTAGATCAtggaagagagaaaagaagagactAGATCGTGGGCATTAGCAAACCAATATAGTGGTCTATAAACAGGAGAAGCTCAGAAGAAATCAGGGATTTCAATTTGAAACACTTCATAATTACACTAAAGCTTTGCAAATTTCAAGTCACACTGACGTGAAGGAGAACCATAGAGTGTAAGTGCGTGTGAGTGTCTGGAATCAGTTTTcaattcattttcttttctttaagtagtttacttttcttttcttcaagtATTTCGCTTTCTTTTAATGCCAAATTTACTTTCTTATCTAATTAAAGCTTCATTTATTTTGTATTTCCATTTATTGTTGTTATTTACATTATTTGATCCAATTTATATTCAATATTTCATACACAAGTAATCATTCGACACATACACTTAGTAAATCTCAGGTAGAGTTCCCTCTTTTAAGAGGAGTCGTATTTGCTCCCCAAATTGAGATCTTAGTACAAACTTGATTCGATACCCTGTCGAGATTACCAAAAATCAAGCGAAGCACTCTTTAGATATATCACTGTAAGATAAATTAGTCTTCCTTTAAGATGACAAAAAGATTAATTTATCTGACCAGAGTAATTCTTGAAGGcttatagaaaataaaatatctttcagCCCGACAGGCAAAAGATAATCAATCGTTAATCTGAGCTCCATGTAACGGTTTACTGCTGGCTAATGGGTTACTGCATGCAGAAGACGGGATTCAAATCCCCCACACTTATTTAAGCGGACGAGTAAATTAACCACTCGACTAACCCAAGTTGGTTTTCTAATATTAGATTGTTGTTGACTGTTAAGGGAGGATGATAGGGTTTCTTTTCCCTGTAATATCGTttagttgttttttttatttgggCTCTACCCTTGTTTTTCCAAATGAAATGGAAATAGGAAACAAGAATAGTTCCCTGTTGGGCTCTTCATAAGTCCATACTCAATAGTCATGACTCGTGAGTCTTATGACCATAGAACAAATCGGTTAAGTTTGGtgatcattaaaaaaaaataaaaggaaagatcGAGTTTCCACTGACTCGCACATATTTTATTTTGCCGTTTACCGCCAAAACAAACCCAACAAAACACTATTTCACCAAAAAGAATTATATTGTGTTCAAAAACAGTCTCCCGCGTCCTTTGTTATACACTTTCGCTCCTTTTTTCAACACACTCTCAATGCTTAATTTAtagctttctttctttctctctccatcTCTCTGATCTGAGTGAGACTTTCattttcatcttcctcttcatttCACTTCTGTGAGCcttgaagagaagaaagaaaacgATGGCGGGAAAGCCATCCACCAAAGGCAGAAAGGTAGAGACACTGGGGAAAGGGAAGGTCACACCAACGCAGATCGCGTTCATCGTCGATAGGTACCTTTGCGACAACAACTTCTCGTCCACGCGTTCCATCTTCCGAACTGAAGCTTCCTCTCTCATCGCCAATTCACCCATTAATGaggtatatatttatatacaacaCCTTTTGGTTTTTTCCCCTAAATTGCTATGCTGATTTGTTCATTTGTGCTTTTTATTTGCAGAtcccttttgtttttctttcatttaGTGCGGATTTGAGCATTTAGGGTTTAGTTTTGTTTGGTCACATAGTTGGAATTCTATCACACATGTTCAAAGCCTTATTTTATTTTACCCCCAATTTCTTAGCGGATATGTGCACCTGGGTCTTCATTTTGGATCATAAGTTCGGTTCTTTATGACATGTATAGAATATGTCACTCAAAATTGGTATATTGTTTATTTTTATCATGAAGTACAAAACCCTTGTTCATGTTAATAGtaaacttgattttttttttttatttcaggcACCGAAGACTCTGTTGACTTTAGGGGAGATGCTGGATGAGTACATAAGCTTGAAGGAGCAGAAGGTGATGTTGGAGCAGGAAAGGGTTCTTATGGAGCAAGAGAAAAATCGGGTTCAGATGCTGTTGCACGGTATGCAGAATGTCATGAACGCTTTCAATGCCAGTGGAAACCTCTCAGCTCTTCCGGCGAAATCTGCAGTTGCTCTTGCTCCTTCTCAACCAGCTTATATTAACAAACCTCAGCCAGGTTGCTTCCTTTGTTCCCATCTAACTTGAATTTTGTTAGTAGTTCATACTTCATATGTATGCAGGTTTTGTGTGGCAGCTATTTCTTCTATTGAAAATGTACTTTTTGTGATTAACCAATGCTCAAATTTGGTATTCCATGGAAGATCATGTTTTAATTAATGTGAATTATGGCATGTAATGTActaaataagagaaaataaaggCAACCGATATGTTTGTAAACGGTACATTACATgccattttgttttattttttccttCCAAATTTTGGTTCTGAAGAATAATGGAGTGGAGACTTGACTGTGGATATAAGCTTATCTTGGTTATGCTGTGATAAGAAAATCATGCTAATTTGCAGTTGCTTCAGTGCAACAGATATCTGAAAAGTGGATTATAGAATGtaactttattttgtttttcactgAAAATTGTTTTAATCTGCGGATGTTAGcttctttcaattcaattgttTACTGACCTTACATGATGACGATCTTCATGTTGTTTACTTAGGTGTACCTTCTTCTGTGCAAATCAAATCGCATATACACTCACTGCCTCCGTCTAGCAATACAAATTCAGAGGGTGGAAACTTCTCAACATCTGCGATGAATGTATCCGACAGAAAGAGAAAGGATACTAAAACAGATGCACCTTTAGCTGTGAAAAAGTCTCGTGGTAGGTCAACCAACAAGAAAGTTTCTGTCCAAGGTATAGCTAATTAGCTATCTCCAAAAGGGTCTAAAATATATGCCAATCTTGCGAAAACATGACATTTATTTGCTTTATTGCCATTTTCAGGTCCAAATGTGCTACCGCAGCCTGATAATACCATTGATTCTCAAGTAGTAGGTCCACCAACTTCTTCAATTCGTTCTTCACCAGAGAACTGTGTGCCGAGTGGATCACAGGCTCAAGGATCCAATATTGCTAAATGCTTATTCGACCAATCTTCACTCCCTCCTACTAATAATTCACAACCACCAAAGACACCTACTAGAAGAATAACTTCATCCCAAAGTGGTACACATATCTCACCTCCTGAGATTTCTTCAGTCTCGGGTTGCAATCAAGAGGCTACTCCTACGCGCTGCACTGTGATTTCAACCAAGAGAGTTATGGTCAGCCCTGCGAAACAGATGGCATACATAGAGATGAGCCATTGCATTTCACCTCTGAAGACAGGTTCTGACAAATTAGGAAAGAGAGATCATGTGAGAAGCAGATTGGACTTTGGTTCTGATATGCCAGAGGGCTTGGACAAACAATTGTCTAACGAGGTTTCTACGTCTGAGTCTGAGAAGGAACTGGACATGTTTGACATTGAGTTCCCAAATTTCGATGCTTTAGGAATTGACTTCTCCTTCAGTGAAATGTTAAATGATCTAGAAATACCTTGTGATGGCATTGACTTCAGTTGCCAACCAACATCAAGCCCTTCCATTGAAAATGCTTCAGGGTATTCTTTCTTTTGATGCTATAATAACTATTAAGTTCctctgtaataataataatatatctaACTTTTCATCTCATTATTCCATTGTCAAGCAGCTCACCTCAAGAATGCAATGACACTAATGCTTTAAATGAATTATCAACTGTTTCTGAAGTCCTATGTGAGAAAGATCTGAGAATATTAGGTAATGGAGCTCATTTTTTTCGatcttattttgtattttttagcgAAACACAATTTACTGATCTTTTATTTTTTACAGGTCCAGATTGTATGACAGCAGTGAAATCTGTCACAAAAAGCATAACAGTTATTAGCCCTGGTAAATTCATGCTTCTATTGTTCTCattctcaattttattttaaaccccagtaatttatttttctaaactAATACTGCATTTGTTTCGAAATAAATGTTTGAAAACAAATTATTCCTGGttacattgatttttttaattatgagaAATGAAAGTGACACTTATTTTGCAAATCCAACAATATTAACTCATCGCATTATTGTTGATGCAGAGAAAAAGCGGGAGCAGTCTCTTGATTAGAAAAATTGTAAATGAGTGACAATTTGAAGAATGACTCAACCTGACTTATTACTGATCCCCGCTGGAGAGATATCTGACCGTTGCTCCAAATAGCAGTTCTCTGAAGTTGCACTGGAATTAGGATAACATCATTCATTTAAACCTAGATTACAACCTTGCCTTATTTGGTCAAAGTTGCAATCATCAATCTTTAATCTAATGTA is a window encoding:
- the LOC107639447 gene encoding uncharacterized protein LOC107639447 isoform X2, translated to MAGKPSTKGRKVETLGKGKVTPTQIAFIVDRYLCDNNFSSTRSIFRTEASSLIANSPINEAPKTLLTLGEMLDEYISLKEQKVMLEQERVLMEQEKNRVQMLLHGMQNVMNAFNASGNLSALPAKSAVALAPSQPAYINKPQPGVPSSVQIKSHIHSLPPSSNTNSEGGNFSTSAMNVSDRKRKDTKTDAPLAVKKSRGRSTNKKVSVQGPNVLPQPDNTIDSQVVGPPTSSIRSSPENCVPSGSQAQGSNIAKCLFDQSSLPPTNNSQPPKTPTRRITSSQSGTHISPPEISSVSGCNQEATPTRCTVISTKRVMVSPAKQMAYIEMSHCISPLKTGSDKLGKRDHVRSRLDFGSDMPEGLDKQLSNEVSTSESEKELDMFDIEFPNFDALGIDFSFSEMLNDLEIPCDGIDFSCQPTSSPSIENASGSPQECNDTNALNELSTVSEVLCEKDLRILGPDCMTAVKSVTKSITVISPEKKREQSLD
- the LOC107639447 gene encoding uncharacterized protein LOC107639447 isoform X3, with the translated sequence MYRICHSKLAPKTLLTLGEMLDEYISLKEQKVMLEQERVLMEQEKNRVQMLLHGMQNVMNAFNASGNLSALPAKSAVALAPSQPAYINKPQPGVPSSVQIKSHIHSLPPSSNTNSEGGNFSTSAMNVSDRKRKDTKTDAPLAVKKSRGRSTNKKVSVQGPNVLPQPDNTIDSQVVGPPTSSIRSSPENCVPSGSQAQGSNIAKCLFDQSSLPPTNNSQPPKTPTRRITSSQSGTHISPPEISSVSGCNQEATPTRCTVISTKRVMVSPAKQMAYIEMSHCISPLKTGSDKLGKRDHVRSRLDFGSDMPEGLDKQLSNEVSTSESEKELDMFDIEFPNFDALGIDFSFSEMLNDLEIPCDGIDFSCQPTSSPSIENASGSSPQECNDTNALNELSTVSEVLCEKDLRILGPDCMTAVKSVTKSITVISPEKKREQSLD
- the LOC107639447 gene encoding uncharacterized protein LOC107639447 isoform X1 gives rise to the protein MAGKPSTKGRKVETLGKGKVTPTQIAFIVDRYLCDNNFSSTRSIFRTEASSLIANSPINEAPKTLLTLGEMLDEYISLKEQKVMLEQERVLMEQEKNRVQMLLHGMQNVMNAFNASGNLSALPAKSAVALAPSQPAYINKPQPGVPSSVQIKSHIHSLPPSSNTNSEGGNFSTSAMNVSDRKRKDTKTDAPLAVKKSRGRSTNKKVSVQGPNVLPQPDNTIDSQVVGPPTSSIRSSPENCVPSGSQAQGSNIAKCLFDQSSLPPTNNSQPPKTPTRRITSSQSGTHISPPEISSVSGCNQEATPTRCTVISTKRVMVSPAKQMAYIEMSHCISPLKTGSDKLGKRDHVRSRLDFGSDMPEGLDKQLSNEVSTSESEKELDMFDIEFPNFDALGIDFSFSEMLNDLEIPCDGIDFSCQPTSSPSIENASGSSPQECNDTNALNELSTVSEVLCEKDLRILGPDCMTAVKSVTKSITVISPEKKREQSLD